The DNA window CTTCGCCGACGAAAATAACCTTGCCGTCGGCAGGCGAGACTACCGCACCCGGCTCCTGTGGTATGCATCGCTCGGGGTTACGGAAGAAATAGACCGTAAACAGGGTCAGTCCGAGCAGCAACAGGGTCAGGAATCCCCAGCCGAGCAAAGCAAAAACCAGGGTGATAAAAGCAAAAAGGGCGATAAAGGGATACCCTTCACTCGCCACGGGCTGATTCTGGTTGCGCACTTTTTAGATCCCTTCAGCAGTTGGGAGCAATAAAAGGCCGGAAGGAAGCTCCTTCCTTCCGGCCTTCCTGCCGCTCTCAGTTCTTGCTCTTGTCGACGATCTTCTGAATCCAGGGCATCATGCTGCGCAGCCGCTCGCCAACCTGCTCGATGGGGTGGGCGGCATTGAGGCGACGCCGTGCAGTCATCTCCGGATAGTTGGTCTGCCCTTCGAGGATGAAGCGCTTGGCGTATTCACCATTCTGGATGTTGGTCAGGCACTCCGCCATCGCCTTGCGGCTCTCGGCATTGATCACCTTCGGACCGGTGACGTATTCGCCGTATTCGGCGTTATTGGAGATGGAATAGTTCATGTTGGCAATCCCGCCCTCGTACATGAGGTCGACGATCAGCTTGAGCTCATGGAGACACTCGAAGTAGGCCATTTCCGGAGAGTAACCGGCCTCGACGAGGGTTTCGAACCCGGCCTTGACCAGTTCCACTGCCCCACCGCAGAGGACCGCCTGCTCGCCGAACAGGTCGGTCTCGGTTTCATCCTTGAAAGTGGTTTCGATGATGCCGGTTCTTCCGCCGCCGATGGCGCTGGCATAGGAGAGTGCCACGTTCTTGGCCTTGCCCGAGGCGTCCTGGAAGATCGCAATCAGGTCCGGAATGCCGCCGCCCTTGACGAACTCGGAACGGACGGTGTGCCCGGGAGCCTTGGGGGCGATCATGATCACGTCCAGATCGGCGCGCGGCACAACCTGGTTATAGTGGATGCTGAAGCCGTGGGCAAAAGCCAGGGTGGCCCCCTTTTTCAGCTTCGGCTCGATCTCGTCCCGATAGAGCCGGGACTGGAACTCGTCAGGAGTCAGGATCATCACCAGATCGGCGGCCGCCACGGCTTCAGCGACATTCTTGACGGTCAGACCGGCATTTTTGGCCTTGATCGCCGAGGCGGAACCTTCGCGCAGGGCGACAGACACCTCGACGCCCGAATCCTTGAGATTGTTGGCGTGGGCATGCCCCTGGGAGCCGTAGCCGACGATGGCCACTTTCATCCCCTGAATAATGGACAGATCGGCGTCCTTGTCGTAGTAAACTTTCATTCCTTTTTTCCTCCTCGAAACGCGATGGTAATACCGGAAAATGGCCTGCCCTTATAACACAGGCCGATGCTTTCTGCCAACCCTTTTCATCCGAACCTCGGGGAAAAGCAGGGCTTTCTTAAAAACTCATTCCGTCCCCCGCCATCCTTTGGGACCACGGCCCAGGACAACCGGACCGGAGCGAACGAGCTCCTTGACGCCCATGGGGCGCAGCAGTTCAACGATCGCATCAACTTTGGCCGGGGCGCCGGTGATTTCCACAGTATAGGACCGGGGGGTAACATCGACAACCTTGGCGCGAAAGATGTCGACGATGCGCAGCACTTCGGCCCGGGTCTCTTCCTCCGCGGTCACCTTGATCAAGGCCATCTCGCGTTCTACATAATCTTGCCCGGTAAAGTCGATGACCTTGATGGTATCGATCAGCTTGTTGAGCTGCTTGTTGATCTGCTCGAGGATCTGCTCATCGCCGCGGGTAACGATGGTCATGCGGGAGATGCTGGGATCGAGCGTCGGCGCCACCGAGAGGCTTTCAATATTGAAACCACGCCCGGAGAAAAGGCCGGCCACCCGGGTCAGAACTCCGAACTCGTTTTCGACGAGCACGGAAATGGTGTGTTTCATGGGAACAATCTCCTTGTTAATGGCAATACAGCGACACTGGGAAATTTTGCCGACTCATGGGACCGGGGGGGGGTTAATGAGATCTATATGTCTTATTTGTTCCCCTCGTCCCATAAAAAATACTCTCAGGAAGCCAACACCATCTCGTTGAGTCCTGCCCCGGCGGGGACCATCGGCATGACATTTTCCTCACGGGCCACCTTGAATTCCATAATCACCGGCCCGGGCGTCGCCAGCGCAGTCTTGATCACCGCTTCAACTTCTTCGGGCGTTGTGGCCCGCAAACCCGTAGCACCGTAAGCCTCGGCCAGCTTGATGAAGTCGATGGGGAGCTCCATGCAGGTCTGGCTGTAGCGCCGATCGAAGAAGAGCTGCTGCCATTGACGAACCATGCCGAGAAAATTGTTGTTGAGAATGGCAATCTTCACCGGCAGACGGTATTGAACAAGCGTCGCCAGCTCCTGGGAATTCATCTGGAAGGAACCATCGCCGGAGATATCGATGACCTGACGATCGGGGCAGGCAGCCTGGGCACCGAGCGCGGCAGGCAGACCGAAGCCCATGGTGCCGAGCCCGCCTGAAGTCAGAAAGGTCCGCGGCTGGGTGAAACCAAAGAACTGCGCCGTCCACATTTGATGCTGGCCAACCTCGGTAGTGATGATCGCGTCATCGCGGGTCAACTCTCTCAGTTTCTCGATGACGAACTGGGGCTTGATGATCTTGTCGGAAGGCTTGTAGCTCATCGGATGTTGTTTCTTCCAGCCGGCGATCTCGTCCCGCCATGGACCGAGAGCCTCCGCCAGTGCCTTGACCTCGTCGCGGTGCTCGATTAGCTTGGCAACGATCGTCTGCAACACGTCCTTGAGGTCGCCGACTATCGGCAAATCGACCCGCACGTTCTTTTTGATCGAAGTCGGGTCGATGTCGATATGGATGATCTTGGCGTGCGGCGCAAAGGTTGCAATCTTGCCGGTCACCCGGTCGTCGAAGCGCGCGCCGATGGCCACCAGCAGATCCGCGTTGGTCACCGCCATATTGGCGCAATAGGTGCCGTGCATCCCCAGCATCCCCAGACAGAGGGGGTGACGCTGCGGAAAGGAGGCCATCGCCATCAGGGTGGTGGTCACCGGAGCCTGGACCATTTCGGCGAAGTGCAGCAACTCGCCGCTGGCGTCGGAGAGGGTGGCGCCACCGCCAACGTAGAGCACAGGCTTCTTTGCGGCCAGGATCATCTTGACCGCCTTTTCCACCTGCCGCACGTTGCCGCTGTAGGTCGGCTTGTAGCCGCGAATCTCCACCGTATCCGGGTAGTCGAATTTGGTGGAGGCGAGTTGTACATCCTTGGGCAGATCGATCAGGACCGGCCCAGGCCGGCCGGTCCTGGCAATGTAGAAAGCCTGCTTGACAATCCGGGCGAGTTCCTTGACGTCTTTGACCAGGTAATTGTGCTTGGTAATCGGCCGGGTGATGCCGACGATGTCCGCTTCCTGAAAGGCGTCGTTGCCGATCAGGGGCGTGGGAACCTGACCGGTAATGATCACCATGGGGATGGAATCCATGTAGGCGGTGGCGATGCCGGTAACGGTGTTGGTCGCCCCCGGACCACTGGTGGCAATAGCCACCCCGACCTTGCCCGTCGCCCTGGCATAGCCGTCGGCGGCGTGTACCGCTGCCTGTTCGTGCCGCGTCAGGATGTGTTTGATCGGATAGTCCATCAGGTCATTGTAAATATTGATGACCGTTCCCCCGGGGTAGCCGAATACGGTGTCCACCCCTTCGAGCTGCAGGCATTCCAACAGGATCTGTGATCCGGTTTTTTTCATTGCATCTCTCCTCCAGAAAAATCAGGCAGAAAGCTCAAGGCTAAAGGCAAAAGGGAAACCCTTAGCCTTTGGCCTCATGCCATTAGCCGCGAATTTAAGCTTTACAAACTGCCCCGGTATTTGCCGAGGTCACGACCTTGGCATAGCGGGCAAGCCAGCCGGTTTTGATCTTGGCTGGCGGCGCCTGCCAGCGGCTGCGCCGTTCGGCCAGGGTCTGTTCATCAACCTGCAGCTCCAGCCGCCGGTTCGTAATA is part of the Desulfuromonadales bacterium genome and encodes:
- the ilvC gene encoding ketol-acid reductoisomerase, producing the protein MFRYYHRVSRRKKGMKVYYDKDADLSIIQGMKVAIVGYGSQGHAHANNLKDSGVEVSVALREGSASAIKAKNAGLTVKNVAEAVAAADLVMILTPDEFQSRLYRDEIEPKLKKGATLAFAHGFSIHYNQVVPRADLDVIMIAPKAPGHTVRSEFVKGGGIPDLIAIFQDASGKAKNVALSYASAIGGGRTGIIETTFKDETETDLFGEQAVLCGGAVELVKAGFETLVEAGYSPEMAYFECLHELKLIVDLMYEGGIANMNYSISNNAEYGEYVTGPKVINAESRKAMAECLTNIQNGEYAKRFILEGQTNYPEMTARRRLNAAHPIEQVGERLRSMMPWIQKIVDKSKN
- the ilvN gene encoding acetolactate synthase small subunit produces the protein MKHTISVLVENEFGVLTRVAGLFSGRGFNIESLSVAPTLDPSISRMTIVTRGDEQILEQINKQLNKLIDTIKVIDFTGQDYVEREMALIKVTAEEETRAEVLRIVDIFRAKVVDVTPRSYTVEITGAPAKVDAIVELLRPMGVKELVRSGPVVLGRGPKGWRGTE
- the ilvB gene encoding biosynthetic-type acetolactate synthase large subunit, which translates into the protein MKKTGSQILLECLQLEGVDTVFGYPGGTVINIYNDLMDYPIKHILTRHEQAAVHAADGYARATGKVGVAIATSGPGATNTVTGIATAYMDSIPMVIITGQVPTPLIGNDAFQEADIVGITRPITKHNYLVKDVKELARIVKQAFYIARTGRPGPVLIDLPKDVQLASTKFDYPDTVEIRGYKPTYSGNVRQVEKAVKMILAAKKPVLYVGGGATLSDASGELLHFAEMVQAPVTTTLMAMASFPQRHPLCLGMLGMHGTYCANMAVTNADLLVAIGARFDDRVTGKIATFAPHAKIIHIDIDPTSIKKNVRVDLPIVGDLKDVLQTIVAKLIEHRDEVKALAEALGPWRDEIAGWKKQHPMSYKPSDKIIKPQFVIEKLRELTRDDAIITTEVGQHQMWTAQFFGFTQPRTFLTSGGLGTMGFGLPAALGAQAACPDRQVIDISGDGSFQMNSQELATLVQYRLPVKIAILNNNFLGMVRQWQQLFFDRRYSQTCMELPIDFIKLAEAYGATGLRATTPEEVEAVIKTALATPGPVIMEFKVAREENVMPMVPAGAGLNEMVLAS